The following proteins are encoded in a genomic region of Rhinoraja longicauda isolate Sanriku21f chromosome 28, sRhiLon1.1, whole genome shotgun sequence:
- the LOC144607399 gene encoding cathepsin L2-like has translation MKLLLLLACVMVSVWAEVSNSMFDPSLDEGWKSWKSFHKKQYEENYENVRRNVWEESMKFITKHNLEHSIGKHTFTVGMNQFGDLTMKEFAQLLNKFNKKENGNSTYKTFTAQANTELPPFVDWRPKGYVTYVKDQGQCGSCWAFSTTGVLEGQVFKKTGKLISLSEQYLMDCSRDVGNRGCNGGYKVRSLLFIKEKGISSEQSYPYTAKNGECKVNRNDNVATCKGVRIIPKNSETDLATAVATVGPISVSIDAEHRSFMLYKSGIFYEPRCSSDRLDHEVLAVGYGTENQKPYWIIKNSWGTSWGMEGYVHMSKDMDNNCGIATDAVYPEV, from the exons ATGAAGTTGCTTCTACTGCTGGCCTGTGTGATGGTCTCTGTTTGGGCAGAGGTCTCCAACTCTATGTTTGACCCATCATTAGATGAAGGTTGGAAGAGCTGGAAATCATTCCATAAGAAGCAATACGAGGAG AATTATGAAAATGTCAGAAGAAACGTTTGGGAGGAAAGCATGAAATTCATTACAAAACATAACCTTGAGCATTCAATTGGAAAACATACATTTACTGTAGGAATGAATCAGTTTGGAGACTTG ACCATGAAGGAGTTTGCACAACTTCTTAATAAATTcaacaaaaaagaaaatgggAACTCGACTTATAAAACGTTTACAGCTCAGGCAAACACTGAGCTTCCACCCTTTGTTGACTGGCGTCCTAAAGGCTACGTTACTTACGTGAAGGACCAG GGACAATGTGGCTCCTGCTGGGCTTTCAGTACAACCGGTGTTCTTGAGGGGCAGGTGTTTAAGAAAACAGGAAAGCTCATTTCCCTCAGTGAGCAGTACCTGATGGACTGCAGCAGGGATGTGGGAAACCGAGGCTGCAATGGTGGATACAAAGTGCGATCCCTTCTATTTATCAAAGAAAAAGGCATCAGTTCAGAGCAATCATATCCTTACACTGCAAAG AACGGGGAGTGCAAGGTCAACAGAAACGATAACGTTGCCACTTGCAAGGGTGTCAGGATTATTCCAAAAAATTCTGAGACAGATTTAGCCACAGCAGTGGCCACAGTGGGACCAATCTCGGTTTCTATTGATGCAGAGCACAGATCGTTCATGCTGTACAAATCAG GTATATTTTATGAACCTCGCTGCAGTTCGGACAGACTGGATCATGAGGTGTTGGCTGTTGGGTATGGGACTGAAAATCAGAAGCCCTATTGGATTATTAAAAACAG TTGGGGAACAAGTTGGGGCATGGAAGGATATGTCCACATGTCCAAGGACATGGATAACAACTGTGGAATTGCAACTGATGCGGTTTATCCAGAGGTGTGA